One Palaemon carinicauda isolate YSFRI2023 chromosome 5, ASM3689809v2, whole genome shotgun sequence DNA window includes the following coding sequences:
- the LOC137640427 gene encoding uncharacterized protein isoform X2, whose translation MATRGCKNSPDTFCYVCGYYIGKKQVLHKIVKGAKLWIAYRLYFGMPMGDQDKPWAPHVICGSCRSTLEGWLRGTGRAMPFAIPRVWREPKNHHGDCFFCTVDVTKYRKVKGRQALHYPDIPSSRAPVPHDDCLPVPQPPENVNDGMDISSEGSASSNNQEMEEVFVPRMTLEPHFPNQSELDDLIRDLGLTKSGAELLSSRLKEWNLLGQDCRITGYRKRHEEFEIYYDISDDLCYCKDVTGLFTALGLKHDPTHWRLFIDSSTRSLKAVLLHNGNKYPSLPLAHSVQKKENYENVRQLLNKINYDEFKWNVCGDFKMLAFLLGLQGGYTKYSCFLCLWDSRADDDHFKKVHWPPRMELQPGMLNVHREPLVDSNKVLLPPLHIKLGLIKQFVKALDFGGEAFQEIRLMFPKLSEAKIKGGIFVGPQVNTMLKSEKLERVMTKIEKEAWCAFRDVVHGFLGNNKDPNYKQLVAKLIENFRKLGCRMSLKINFLHSHLDFFPENLGDVSEEQGERFHQDIATMERRYQGRWNTAMMGDYIWSLMREDENMHSRKSRSSKHF comes from the exons ATGGCTACTAGAGGATGTAAAAATTCTCCAGATACATTTTGCTATGTTTGTGGAtattatattggaaaaaaacaagTATTACATAAAATTGTGAAAGGTGCCAAATTGTGGATAGCGTACAGACTCTATTTCGGAATGCCCATGGGTGATCAGGACAAGCCATGGGCCCCTCATGTGATATGTGGAAGCTGCCGTTCTACTCTAGAAGGATGGCTAAGAGGTACAGGAAGAGCAATGCCTTTTGCCATTCCTAGAGTATGGAGAGAACCGAAGAACCATCACGGTGACTGTTTTTTTTGCACGGTTGATGTGACAAAGTACAGAAAAGTGAAAGGAAGACAAGCTCTTCATTATCCAGACATACCATCATCTAGAGCACCTGTCCCACATGATGACTGCTTACCAGTACCACAGCCACCAGAAAATGTAA ATGATGGAATGGATATTTCATCTGAAGGGTCAGCAAGTAGCAACAACCAAGAAATGGAAGAAGTTTTCGTACCAAGAATGACTTTGGAGCCTCATTTTCCAAATCAGAGTGAACTAGATGATTTAATTAGGGACTTAGGTCTTACTAAGTCAGGAGCTGAACTTCTTTCATCAAGGTTGAAGGAATGGAATCTACTAGGACAAGACTGCAGGATAACTGGGTACCGGAAACGACATGAAGAATTTGAAATTTACTATGACATTAGTGATGATCTGTGTTATTGTAAGGATGTAACTGGTTTGTTTACTGCTCTTGGACTCAAGCATGATCCTACACATTGGCGGCTGTTTATTGATAGCTCAACACGAAGTCTCAAAGCAGTATTACTCCACAATGGAAACAAATATCCATCTTTGCCTCTTGCACACTCAgtacaaaagaaagaaaactatgaaaatgtCAGACAGcttcttaataaaataaattatgatgaATTCAAATGGAATGTTTGTGGGGATTTCAAGATGCTCGCATTTTTGCTTGGTTTGCAAGGGGGATACACAAAGTATTCATGTTTCCTTTGCTTATGGGACAGCAGAGCTGATGATGATCATTTTAAGAAAGTTCACTGGCCCCCACGAATGGAACTGCAGCCGGGAATGTTAAATGTTCACAGAGAGCCCCTAGTAGATTCCAACAAAGTTTTATTGCCCCCACTTCACATTAAACTAGGATTGATTAAACAGTTTGTGAAAGCCTTGGATTTTGGAGGAGAAGCTTTTCAGGAAATTCGCCTTATGTTTCCAAAACTATCTGAGGCTAAGATAAAGGGTGGTATATTCGTTGGACCCCAGGTAAACACAATGTTGAAGTCGGAGAAACTGGAAAGAGTGAtgacaaaaattgaaaaagaagcctGGTGTGCATTTCGTGATGTAGTCCATGGATTCCTAGGAAATAACAAAGATCCTAATTACAAACAACTGGTAGCAAAACTTATTGAGAACTTCAGGAAGCTTGGTTGTCGTATGtccttgaaaattaattttttgcaTTCTCACCTTGATTTCTTCCCAGAAAATTTGGGTGATGTCAGTGAAGAGCAGGGTGAAAGATTTCACCAGGACATAGCAACTATGGAAAGAAGATATCAAGGACGATGGAATACTGCTATGATGGGAGATTACATATGGTCTCTAATGAGAGAAGATGAAAATATGCACTCTAGAAAATCTCGATCGTCCAAGCACTTCTGA
- the LOC137640427 gene encoding uncharacterized protein isoform X1 yields MATRGCKNSPDTFCYVCGYYIGKKQVLHKIVKGAKLWIAYRLYFGMPMGDQDKPWAPHVICGSCRSTLEGWLRGTGRAMPFAIPRVWREPKNHHGDCFFCTVDVTKYRKVKGRQALHYPDIPSSRAPVPHDDCLPVPQPPENVDDGMDISSEGSASSNNQEMEEVFVPRMTLEPHFPNQSELDDLIRDLGLTKSGAELLSSRLKEWNLLGQDCRITGYRKRHEEFEIYYDISDDLCYCKDVTGLFTALGLKHDPTHWRLFIDSSTRSLKAVLLHNGNKYPSLPLAHSVQKKENYENVRQLLNKINYDEFKWNVCGDFKMLAFLLGLQGGYTKYSCFLCLWDSRADDDHFKKVHWPPRMELQPGMLNVHREPLVDSNKVLLPPLHIKLGLIKQFVKALDFGGEAFQEIRLMFPKLSEAKIKGGIFVGPQVNTMLKSEKLERVMTKIEKEAWCAFRDVVHGFLGNNKDPNYKQLVAKLIENFRKLGCRMSLKINFLHSHLDFFPENLGDVSEEQGERFHQDIATMERRYQGRWNTAMMGDYIWSLMREDENMHSRKSRSSKHF; encoded by the exons ATGGCTACTAGAGGATGTAAAAATTCTCCAGATACATTTTGCTATGTTTGTGGAtattatattggaaaaaaacaagTATTACATAAAATTGTGAAAGGTGCCAAATTGTGGATAGCGTACAGACTCTATTTCGGAATGCCCATGGGTGATCAGGACAAGCCATGGGCCCCTCATGTGATATGTGGAAGCTGCCGTTCTACTCTAGAAGGATGGCTAAGAGGTACAGGAAGAGCAATGCCTTTTGCCATTCCTAGAGTATGGAGAGAACCGAAGAACCATCACGGTGACTGTTTTTTTTGCACGGTTGATGTGACAAAGTACAGAAAAGTGAAAGGAAGACAAGCTCTTCATTATCCAGACATACCATCATCTAGAGCACCTGTCCCACATGATGACTGCTTACCAGTACCACAGCCACCAGAAAAT GTAGATGATGGAATGGATATTTCATCTGAAGGGTCAGCAAGTAGCAACAACCAAGAAATGGAAGAAGTTTTCGTACCAAGAATGACTTTGGAGCCTCATTTTCCAAATCAGAGTGAACTAGATGATTTAATTAGGGACTTAGGTCTTACTAAGTCAGGAGCTGAACTTCTTTCATCAAGGTTGAAGGAATGGAATCTACTAGGACAAGACTGCAGGATAACTGGGTACCGGAAACGACATGAAGAATTTGAAATTTACTATGACATTAGTGATGATCTGTGTTATTGTAAGGATGTAACTGGTTTGTTTACTGCTCTTGGACTCAAGCATGATCCTACACATTGGCGGCTGTTTATTGATAGCTCAACACGAAGTCTCAAAGCAGTATTACTCCACAATGGAAACAAATATCCATCTTTGCCTCTTGCACACTCAgtacaaaagaaagaaaactatgaaaatgtCAGACAGcttcttaataaaataaattatgatgaATTCAAATGGAATGTTTGTGGGGATTTCAAGATGCTCGCATTTTTGCTTGGTTTGCAAGGGGGATACACAAAGTATTCATGTTTCCTTTGCTTATGGGACAGCAGAGCTGATGATGATCATTTTAAGAAAGTTCACTGGCCCCCACGAATGGAACTGCAGCCGGGAATGTTAAATGTTCACAGAGAGCCCCTAGTAGATTCCAACAAAGTTTTATTGCCCCCACTTCACATTAAACTAGGATTGATTAAACAGTTTGTGAAAGCCTTGGATTTTGGAGGAGAAGCTTTTCAGGAAATTCGCCTTATGTTTCCAAAACTATCTGAGGCTAAGATAAAGGGTGGTATATTCGTTGGACCCCAGGTAAACACAATGTTGAAGTCGGAGAAACTGGAAAGAGTGAtgacaaaaattgaaaaagaagcctGGTGTGCATTTCGTGATGTAGTCCATGGATTCCTAGGAAATAACAAAGATCCTAATTACAAACAACTGGTAGCAAAACTTATTGAGAACTTCAGGAAGCTTGGTTGTCGTATGtccttgaaaattaattttttgcaTTCTCACCTTGATTTCTTCCCAGAAAATTTGGGTGATGTCAGTGAAGAGCAGGGTGAAAGATTTCACCAGGACATAGCAACTATGGAAAGAAGATATCAAGGACGATGGAATACTGCTATGATGGGAGATTACATATGGTCTCTAATGAGAGAAGATGAAAATATGCACTCTAGAAAATCTCGATCGTCCAAGCACTTCTGA